A window from Betta splendens chromosome 1, fBetSpl5.4, whole genome shotgun sequence encodes these proteins:
- the LOC114860176 gene encoding interleukin-2 receptor subunit beta-like, with translation METNRRSLLLFLLLALLHACAADCPLTDAEFTCYTDYNRIITCVWNSTRASVHTDSVCTVDAKKKNSSPSSKFSHRNCTLEPVDAFEAAVMSCSMDLRKNNALKHREEWSIAVKCSDSDQTLNINFKPVCSIKLNPPEKPAVNFTTVSLTIQSPTDANIKCVESELQWKQEDQSWNDPSVKTVSKPCKVLCETELLPKELVKGQRYEARVRALVCNKDPFKSIWSDWSSTTSWVSPVGKAKAPDAGGDVWVMIIAGATMSFAVFLFVVFVRTNRTTWVVDSLKVSPIPSPEASLLQQNWMRPHFTSDSFHSFLKREEILCVEVSSAVDALVPFTPEAASLEKAKRERSSDSGSSSFSNPSYSHLCSPPPFSSLSAGNLQPCAADSPYGPVVNQGASAEQKREDESRKELEILLLLSTGDKGNESVPVISEYEKVEKVQVERMRLQSLDSFVCSEEVSQESLESDSINGTNSLDEEALDKEEEEEERGNDEEVELKKLFRGSGGIFGKGSIQVCSGYERVQKLQDDSLELPSLDSGVSSGGEEQVSQEDVAKATNSSSFLFAPSSPLLCPTPSSTHLKLPEPCRPDLQTLINHMMEKKALMSESSSMEPPGDGYMPARQEVS, from the exons ATGGAGACGAACAGGAGAAGCCTcctgctctttcttcttcttgctcttCTTCACGCCTGCGCTGCCGACTGCCCGCTCACAGACGCCG AGTTCACCTGCTACACTGACTACAACCGCATCATCACCTGTGTGTGGAACAGCACACGTGCATCTGTCCACACAGACTCCGTGTGCACAGTAGACGCTAAAAAGAAAAACTCCTCACCCTCATCCAAGTTTTCACACAGAAACTGTACGCTGGAACCTGTGGATGCGTTCGAAGCAGCAGTGATGAGCTGCTCCATGGACCTGAGGAAAAACAACGCC TTGAAGCATCGTGAAGAATGGTCCATTGCTGTGAAGTGCAGTGATTCAGATCAGACACTGAACATTAACTTTAAACCCGTCTGCAGCA TAAAACTGAACCCTCCAGAAAAACCAGCTGTCAACTTCACCACTGTTTCCCTGACGATACAAAGCCCCACCGATGCAAACATTAAGTGTGTGGAGTCGGAGCTGCAGTGGAAACAAGAGGATCAGTCATGGAAT GATCCGTCTGTGAAGACAGTGTCCAAACCCTGTAAAGTCCTCTGTGAGACGGAGCTGCTGCCCAAGGAGCTTGTTAAAGGACAGAGGTATGAGGCACGGGTCCGAGCGCTGGTCTGTAACAAGGACCCGTTTAAGTCCATCTGGAGCGACTGGAGCTCAACTACGTCATGGGTGTCGCCCGTAGGAAAAGCAAAAGCTCCAG ACGCCGGTGGGGACGTGTGGGTGATGATCATCGCAGGCGCGACGATGTCGtttgcagtgtttctgtttgttgtgtttgtcaggACCAACAGAACCACCTG gGTGGTGGACAGCCTCAAAGTGTCGCCCATCCCAAGCCCAGAAGCATCcttgctgcagcag AACTGGATGAGGCCTCATTTCACCAGCGACTCCTTCCATTCCTTCCTTAAACGGGAGGAAATCCTCTGCGTGGAGGTGAGCTCTGCTGTGGATGCTCTTGTGCCCTTTACGCCAGAGGCAGCGTCTCTAGAGAAGGCGAAACGTGAGCGCAGCTCTGATTCGGGCAGTTCCAGCTTCTCCAACCCCAGTTATTCCCATCTGTGCTCCCCACCTCCCTTCTCCTCGCTCAGCGCTGGGAATCTGCAGCCCTGCGCTGCTGATTCACCTTATGGGCCTGTTGTGAATCAAGGCGCCAGCGCAGAGCAGAAGCGGGAGGATGAAAGCAGGAAGGAACTGGAGATCCTGCTGTTGCTTTCCACAGGCGACAAAGGCAACGAGTCAGTGCCGGTTATTTCAGAGTATGAGAAGGTTGAGAAAGTCCAGGTGGAACGCATGAGACTCCAGAGTCTAGATTCATTTGTATGCAGTGAGGAGGTCAGTCAAGAAAGCCTGGAGTCAGACAGCATCAATGGGACCAACAGCCTTGATGAGGAGGCCctggacaaggaggaggaggaggaggagagagggaacgATGAAGAAGTAGAGCTAAAAAAGCTGTTTAGAGGCAGTGGAGGGATTTTTGGCAAAGGCTCCATTCAGGTTTGTTCCGGTTATGAGCGAGtacagaagctgcaggacgacAGCTTGGAGCTACCTAGCTTAGATTCTGGCGTTAGCAGTGGAGGCGAGGAGCAGGTGAGTCAGGAGGATGTCGCCAAGGCAACcaactccagcagcttcctgttcgctccatcctctcctctacTCTGCCCCACGCCTTCCTCCACACACCTGAAGCTCCCAGAACCATGTAGACCAGATCTACAAACTCTGATAAATCATATGATGGAGAAGAAAGCTTTGATGTCAGAATCCAGCTCAATGGAGCCCCCCGGTGATGGATACATGCCAGCGAGGCAGGAGGTTAGTTAG